In one Amaranthus tricolor cultivar Red isolate AtriRed21 chromosome 8, ASM2621246v1, whole genome shotgun sequence genomic region, the following are encoded:
- the LOC130821097 gene encoding multicopper oxidase LPR2-like → MMIIILILMFGFMGSNFRVIESQKLVSGDGLKMFVDELPHIPKLFGYKHVHGRLVSNSLTIGMFQKTWKFHRDLPPTQVFAYGTSKKAATIPGPTIESLHGIDTYITWTNNLPNKHILPWDRTIPTAIPPNQEGVPTVVHLHGGIDEPESDGHGHAWFTNGFKETGPGWTKKTYHYHNQQQPGNAWYHDHAMGLTRVNLLAGLSGAYIVRHPQVEDPLGLPCGDEFDRVLVVCDRDFYINGSIYMNTTGNNPEIHPEWQPEYFGTVIIVNGKAWPYMKVERRKYRFRIINTSNARFYRFYLTNGVPFIHIGSDSAYLSGPTSSKHTLLAPSEISDLIIDFSNFKSNFAVLANDAPYPFPSGDPVDKSSSKVMKFIIKGHHVTDPARIPSRLMKYPIPNLSTASQTRYIAMYEYTSPSDEPTHLYINGLSFDDPVTETPKPGSSEIWYVINLTEDNHPLHVHLGLFVVLDQKKILEFDTFKDCMVKLNDARKCNVHKYGRGNELRVPKHESGWKNVFKMWPGYVTKILVKFSYIHSNVSYPFDATKEPGYVYHCHILDHEDNVMMRPLKLVN, encoded by the exons aTGATGATCATAATTTTGATTCTAATGTTTGGATTTATGGGAAGCAATTTTAGAGTAATTGAGAGTCAGAAGTTAGTAAGTGGGGATGGTTTGAAGATGTTTGTGGATGAACTTCCTCATATTCCTAAATTATTTGGTTATAAACATGTTCATGGAAGATTAGTTTCCAATTCCTTGACTATTGGCATGTTCCAAAAGACTTGG AAATTTCACAGAGACCTTCCTCCAACACAAGTATTTGCCTATGGAACATCCAAAAAGGCAGCAACAATACCAGGTCCCACAATTGAATCCCTCCATGGAATAGACACATACATAACATGGACAAACAATCTCCCAAACAAGCACATCTTACCATGGGATCGAACCATCCCGACCGCGATCCCACCCAATCAAGAAGGTGTACCAACAGTGGTGCACCTTCACGGTGGGATCGACGAGCCCGAAAGTGATGGGCATGGTCATGCTTGGTTTACAAATGGGTTTAAAGAAACAGGGCCGGGTTGGACTAAGAAAACTTACCATTATCATAACCAACAACAACCTGGTAATGCTTGGTATCATGATCATGCAATGGGGTTGACTAGGGTTAATCTTTTGGCTGGGCTTAGTGGTGCTTATATTGTTCGTCATCCCCAAGTTGAGGATCCACTTGGACTTCCGTGTGGTGATGAATTTGATCGGGTTTTGGTTGTTTGTGATAGGGATTTTTATATCAATGGATCCATCTACATGAACACCACTG GAAACAATCCAGAAATACATCCAGAATGGCAGCCAGAGTATTTCGGGACAGTAATAATAGTAAACGGGAAAGCATGGCCATACATGAAAGTAGAACGTCGTAAATATCGATTTAGAATCATAAACACAAGCAATGCTCGTTTTTATAGATTTTACCTTACAAATGGTGTTCCTTTTATTCATATTGGTTCTGATTCTGCTTATCTTTCTGGGCCCACTTCTTCTAAACACACTCTTTTGGCTCCGTCTGAAATCTCTGatcttattattgatttttccaACTTTAAATCCAATTTTGCGGTGCTTGCTAATGACGCTCCTTATCCTTTTCCATCTG GGGACCCGGTGGACAAATCAAGCAGCAAGGTCATGAAATTCATCATCAAAGGTCACCACGTAACCGACCCGGCTCGTATCCCTTCAAGATTAATGAAATACCCGATACCAAATTTATCAACTGCTTCACAAACACGATACATTGCAATGTACGAGTACACAAGTCCATCAGACGAACCCACCCATTTATATATAAACGGGTTATCATTCGATGATCCAGTAACCGAGACACCAAAACCCGGGTCTAGTGAAATATGGTACGTTATAAATTTAACAGAGGATAATCATCCACTTCACGTCCATTTAGGGTTATTTGTGGTGTTGGATCAAAAAAAGATATTAGAATTCGATACGTTTAAAGATTGTATGGTTAAATTGAACGATGCACGTAAATGTAATGTACACAAATATGGTCGTGGAAATGAATTACGTGTTCCAAAACACGAAAGTGGGTGGAAAAATGTGTTCAAAATGTGGCCAGGTTATGTGACTAAGattttggtgaaattctcttacATCCATTCAAATGTATCCTACCCTTTTGATGCCACTAAGGAGCCTGGTTATGTTTATCACTGCCAT